GGAAGGAAACGGGTCGTGTTGCTCTCGTCGCGGGTGTAGACGCCATCGAGCGCAAGGGTGTGGAAGTGGAGGTTGAGGTGCAGGGCCGAGCCGAAACGTTGGACGAAAGTGACAGAGCCGCACTGGCTTCGCGGTATGCCCCACTGCCTCTTTGCGCGCCGGCGAAGCGCAGCGAAGAGCGCACGGAGATAGGCACGCAGGACTTCGCTGGTGAGTGCAGCGTCGTAGGCGCAGCGGTAGCGGAGCGCGTAGGGCAACGTGAGCACCCACTGGCGGATGGGTACTTCTGGAAGAACGCAATCGACGAGATGTGCGGCGGTGTCCGCCATGCGGCGGCCGCCGCATGACGGGCAGAAACCGCGGCGTTTACACGAGAAGGACACGAGGCGATCGTGGCCGCAGGCGTCGCAGTGGAGCCTCAGGAAGCCGTGAGCGAGGATCCCGCACCGGAGGTACGCGCGCAGCTCCTGCTCGATGAAGCGGGGCGCGGGGTGATCGCCTTCGCGGGCGCTTGCCAGGAAGCTCTCGAGCTGCTCGCGGACGACCTCGTGTAATACGGTCTCC
This genomic interval from bacterium contains the following:
- a CDS encoding transposase, with protein sequence ETVLHEVVREQLESFLASAREGDHPAPRFIEQELRAYLRCGILAHGFLRLHCDACGHDRLVSFSCKRRGFCPSCGGRRMADTAAHLVDCVLPEVPIRQWVLTLPYALRYRCAYDAALTSEVLRAYLRALFAALRRRAKRQWGIPRSQCGSVTFVQRFGSALHLNLHFHTLALDGVYTRDESNTTRFLP